A stretch of DNA from Aliarcobacter thereius LMG 24486:
AATCAAGAATTCATCTGCATGTGATTTTTCTAAATTAATTATCTCATGATCTAAATCATTATGTTTATCAAATACTTTTGCAAAACGAGTATCATTTTGTCTTAATTCTGCGATTGTTTCTCTATGTTCGTGAAGCATTTATTATCCTTGTTTGAAATTTAATTTTGGATTATATATAATATTTTCTTAAAATTAACTTCTATAATCTGCATTAATTTCTACATATTTATAACCTAAATCACAACCATAAGCTGTAAATTTTCCACTACCAACTCCTAAATCACAAATTATTTTATATTTATCATTTTTAAGAACATCTCCTGCTTGTTTCTCAACTTCTGCATCAAAACATATCTCACCTTTATTAAATACAACAACATCGTTATATGATATTACTAATTTTTCATCATCACAAATAACTTGTGATGCTCCAATTGTTGAAGCAATTCTTCCAAAATTTGGATCTTCTCCAAAAAGAGCTGTTTTTACTAATAAAGAATTAGATAGAGCTTTTGCAGCAATTTCAGCTTCTTTATCATCTTTTGCATTTATAACTTCAAATGCAGCAACTTTTTTAGCTCCTTCTCCATCAGCTACCATAAGCATTGCCATATCATTCATAACCAATCTTAGAGCTTCAGTAAAAGCATCTTTATCATAAGCATCTGATTTTCCATTTGCCAAAACTAAAACTGTATCATTCGTTGAAGTGTCTCCATCAACACTAATTGCATTAAAAGTTGTATGTTTATTGAGTTCTAATGCATTTTTTATATCTTCATAAGGAGCATTTGCATCTGTACAAATAAAACAAAGCATAGTTGCTAAATTTGGATTAATCATTCCAGCACCTTTTGCGACTGCTCCTATTTTAAATGATTTTCCATCTTCAAGCTTTACTTCATACATACAAGCTTTAGGATATGCATCTGTTGTCATAATAGCTTTTGATAAATTCTCTCCACTTTTTGCACTTAAATCAAATTTTTTAGCACCATTTACAAGTTTTTCTATTGGAAGTCTATTTCCTATAACTCCTGTACTACTCATAATTGGATTATATAAATCAAAATCTAATTTTGAAAATAGATTTTTAATATCTTCAATACCTTTTTTTCCTGTTAATGCATTTGCATTTTTTGAATTTATTAATACAAAATTTGTTTTAAAACCTTCTTCATATTGTAAAAAATGCTTAAGTGGTGCTGCTTGAAATTTATTATTTGTAAATATAGCTGCAACTGTACAAGGCTCTTTCGTATATATAAATCCCAAATCATTATTTCCATTTGGTTTAAGTCCTGCATGAATTCCATCACAAAAGAAACCATCAATTTGATCTATATAAGCTTTTATTGGTAAAATTGTAAACATTTTTATATCTCCCTTGGTTCATTTATTAAATTTAATACTCTTTTTGCTCTCACAATTCCTTTTTGAGAGCCAACAATAAGAAGTTTTGAATTTTTATTTATAACTTTATCACCTTTTGGTAAATGTATAAAAACTCCATTTTCTTCAGTGATTCCTATAACTGATATTTTCAATTTTTCTCTTAGATTAAGATCTTTTAACTCTTTTCCTACAATCCATGCATCATCTCTTATAAAGAAATCTTCCATTGTAATTGGGCTATCTTTTTTATATAAGAACTCATCTAAAATATTTTCCATATCTGGACTAATAGCCATTGCACTAACTCTTTTTGCCATCAATGATGGAGTTGCAACAACTTTATCTGCTCCTAATTTTTTTAATCTTATTTTCTCATTTTGTGTTTCAGCATTTGAAATAATTAAAAATGGAGCTCGTTCTAACTCTTTTTCATATAGTCTTACTGAAGCAATTAAAGTAATATTATCAGAAATATTTTTTGATAAAGAGATTGCTCCTTTTGCTGAACTTAGATGTGATTTTAAGAATGATGTCTCTTTATATGGTTCATCTTTTACAAAATATGGATATCCATGCTCTTTTGCAATATTTTCTATATCATCACTTGGATCAACTACAACAAAAGGAATATGATTTTCTCTAAACTGTTTTGCAACTTGTGCTGTATATTCATTGTGATAAAAAAGTACAAAATGTTTTCTCAATCTCGCTATTTTATAAAGCATTTTTCTCTCCTTTAGTAAAGCTCTTAAATTTCCATTTGTAAAAACATCGATTACCACTCCAACTGCAAAAATCAAACTTGTAAATCCTGCAATCATTAAAAATACAGTAAAAAGTATTGTCTCATTTTTGAAATTTGACTCATTTAAAGCACCAAATCCTGTATTAGTAAGTGTATATGATGTTTGAAATATTGCATGCATTATTGAATAATCTTCAAAATATACATATCCTAAAACTCCAATAATCATAAGAGATTGAATTAGAATAAGTGGTAATCTAATTGGTTTTAATTTTGAGTAAAGTAAGGGATTTAAATCATATTGCGGTTTAGAGCTAGTAAGTTCCCAGCCTAAACCTTTCTTAATTTTTGTAAAAATGCTCATAAAAGCACTTTTCTAAACAATTATGAGTGTTTTTTAAGAGTTCTTAGCTCTTTTGCAGAAATTTTTAATTTCATAGTTGAACCATCTTCTGTCATAACTCTAATAGTTCTAATATTTGGTAAAAATCTTCTTTTTGTTCTGTTTTTTGCGTGGCTAACGTTGTATCCAACCATTGGCCCTTTTCCTGAAATTGCACATCTTCTTGCCATTTTCTTATTCCTTTTTTATAGTGAAAAATATTTGCGTATTGTATCTCAAAATTCTTAAGTTAGATTTAAATTTTCTCTATAATCTCTTCAAATTTAAGAATATTTCTATTTAATTCAAGCTCTTTTGCTATTTTTCTATTTTGTTTTTTTATATTATTTAACTCATTTACATCGTGTAAAACAGCATCTATTTTAAATGGTGTACTTGGATCATTTGGTCTATCCATAGTAGAAAAAACATCTATTAACTCTTTTATATCATTGTTAATAGTAGAAAAAACCACACATTTACAGTACATAGCTTTTATTACACTTGAAGCTATATTTTTACTATGACTTGGAAGTAAGAATATATCACTTGCTGAAAATATCTCATCAATATTTGAGTTTTTATTATCTAATAAAATTATCTTATTTTGTAATCTTTCATATTTTGGTAAAGAAAATTCTAAATTTTTCAACTGCTGTTTTGAACCTAAAATTAAAACTTTATAATCTATATAAGAGATATTTGAAACAATATCTAAAAACTCTTTTATTCCACTTGTTTTAAAATTATTTGCAGAAAATAAAATAAGTTTTGTATTATCACTTAATTCAAACTCTTTTTTATATTTCTCTTTTACTATTTTTTCTTTTGAATAAATAATATTTGCACTAGGATAGATTACATCTATTTTATTTTCTTCAATCTCTGCTTTTTTACTAATCTCATGTAAATTTGAAAATGAGTTTGTAATAATATGTTTTGATTTTTTTGCATAAGCAATAGCTTCATCATCTATACTTCCACTATGAAAATATATATCAATATTGTCATTTTTGTTTCCAAATATTTTTGACAAAAGAGGTTTTTTGTATATTTTAATCCAAGCATTTTCTTTTATTTTTTCTATTAAACTATTTATTGTTTTATAATGTATAACTATGTTTTTCAATCTTTTATCCTATTTTTTTAAAATGTAATTATAGTTAAAAGTGCTTTATGTTATTATTTACTCTTATTATGAAAAGGTTTTATATGAAAAAAAGATTAATCTTTCTTGATAGAGATGGAGTTATAAATGAAGACTTTGGATATGTTTCAAAAATTGAGAACTTTAAATTTTGCAAAGGTGTTTTTGAAGCTTGTAAAGAGTTTTTAAAACTTGGTTTTGAGATAGTTATTGTAACAAATCAATCAGGAATTGGTAGAGGATATTATACAATTGATGATTTTAAAGATTTAACTAATCATATGTTAAATGAATTTAAAAAAGAGAATATAGATATTTTAAAAGTATATTTTTGCCCTCATAATCCTGATCTTGATTGTTCATGTAGAAAACCAAAAAATGGAATGGTTTTAGAAGCTTTAAGTGATTTTGACATTGATTTAAATAACTCTTGGTTAATTGGTGATAAATTAAGTGATATAGAGTGTGCAAAAAATGCTAATATTCCAAACAGAGTTTTAATAAATGAAAAAGATGAAAAGAATAAAGACTTTTTTGTAGCAAAAAGTTTATTTGATAGCTTAAAATATATAAAGGAAAAATATGAAATATAACAATATAAATTTTAATAAAAAAACAATTTTAATAACTGGTGGAGCTGGTTTTATAGGTTCAAACTTGGCATTTTATTTTCAAAAAAATTATCCAGAAGCAAAAATTGTAGTTTTGGATTGTTTTAGAAGTGGTGAAACTTTTTCTAATGGAAATTTAAAAAGCTTTGGACACTTTAAAAATTTAATTGGCTTTAATGGAGTTGTGATAAGTGGTGATATAAATGATAAAAAACTTCTAAAATCTTTAGAAAATGATTATAGATTTGATTATATTTTTCATCAAGCAGCTATATCTGATACAACTGCACTTGAACAAGATATTATGATAAAAACAAATGTAAATGCTTATGAAGATCTATTAAAAATTGCAATTAAACATAAAGCAAATATGATTTATGCTTCAAGTGCCGCTACTTATGGAGATAGTGATAGATTTGAAGTTGGATTTGAAAAACCAAACAATGTTTATGGATTTTCAAAAGTTATGATGGATAATATTACATATGAGTATTTAAAACAAGATTTACCAATCTCTATTGTAGGGCTTAAATATTTTAATGTTTATGGTTCAAAAGAGTTCTTCAAAAATAAAACTGCTTCAATGGTAGTTCAATTTGGACATCAAATTTTAAAAGGAGAAACTCCAAAACTTTTTGAAGGAAGTGATAAAATATTAAGAGATTTTATCTATATAGAAGATATTATTCAAGCAAATATAAAAGCAACAAAACCAAAAAAATCTGGTGTTTATAATGTTGGAACTGGAAAAGCTAGAAGTTTTGAAGATATTGTAAATATT
This window harbors:
- the argJ gene encoding bifunctional glutamate N-acetyltransferase/amino-acid acetyltransferase ArgJ, which gives rise to MFTILPIKAYIDQIDGFFCDGIHAGLKPNGNNDLGFIYTKEPCTVAAIFTNNKFQAAPLKHFLQYEEGFKTNFVLINSKNANALTGKKGIEDIKNLFSKLDFDLYNPIMSSTGVIGNRLPIEKLVNGAKKFDLSAKSGENLSKAIMTTDAYPKACMYEVKLEDGKSFKIGAVAKGAGMINPNLATMLCFICTDANAPYEDIKNALELNKHTTFNAISVDGDTSTNDTVLVLANGKSDAYDKDAFTEALRLVMNDMAMLMVADGEGAKKVAAFEVINAKDDKEAEIAAKALSNSLLVKTALFGEDPNFGRIASTIGASQVICDDEKLVISYNDVVVFNKGEICFDAEVEKQAGDVLKNDKYKIICDLGVGSGKFTAYGCDLGYKYVEINADYRS
- the gmhB gene encoding D-glycero-beta-D-manno-heptose 1,7-bisphosphate 7-phosphatase — its product is MKKRLIFLDRDGVINEDFGYVSKIENFKFCKGVFEACKEFLKLGFEIVIVTNQSGIGRGYYTIDDFKDLTNHMLNEFKKENIDILKVYFCPHNPDLDCSCRKPKNGMVLEALSDFDIDLNNSWLIGDKLSDIECAKNANIPNRVLINEKDEKNKDFFVAKSLFDSLKYIKEKYEI
- a CDS encoding potassium channel family protein, which translates into the protein MSIFTKIKKGLGWELTSSKPQYDLNPLLYSKLKPIRLPLILIQSLMIIGVLGYVYFEDYSIMHAIFQTSYTLTNTGFGALNESNFKNETILFTVFLMIAGFTSLIFAVGVVIDVFTNGNLRALLKERKMLYKIARLRKHFVLFYHNEYTAQVAKQFRENHIPFVVVDPSDDIENIAKEHGYPYFVKDEPYKETSFLKSHLSSAKGAISLSKNISDNITLIASVRLYEKELERAPFLIISNAETQNEKIRLKKLGADKVVATPSLMAKRVSAMAISPDMENILDEFLYKKDSPITMEDFFIRDDAWIVGKELKDLNLREKLKISVIGITEENGVFIHLPKGDKVINKNSKLLIVGSQKGIVRAKRVLNLINEPREI
- a CDS encoding YdcH family protein, translating into MLHEHRETIAELRQNDTRFAKVFDKHNDLDHEIINLEKSHADEFLIDTKKKEKLKLKDEIYSMIVKYNSEK
- the rpmB gene encoding 50S ribosomal protein L28, which encodes MARRCAISGKGPMVGYNVSHAKNRTKRRFLPNIRTIRVMTEDGSTMKLKISAKELRTLKKHS
- a CDS encoding glycosyltransferase: MKNIVIHYKTINSLIEKIKENAWIKIYKKPLLSKIFGNKNDNIDIYFHSGSIDDEAIAYAKKSKHIITNSFSNLHEISKKAEIEENKIDVIYPSANIIYSKEKIVKEKYKKEFELSDNTKLILFSANNFKTSGIKEFLDIVSNISYIDYKVLILGSKQQLKNLEFSLPKYERLQNKIILLDNKNSNIDEIFSASDIFLLPSHSKNIASSVIKAMYCKCVVFSTINNDIKELIDVFSTMDRPNDPSTPFKIDAVLHDVNELNNIKKQNRKIAKELELNRNILKFEEIIEKI
- the rfaD gene encoding ADP-glyceromanno-heptose 6-epimerase; translation: MKYNNINFNKKTILITGGAGFIGSNLAFYFQKNYPEAKIVVLDCFRSGETFSNGNLKSFGHFKNLIGFNGVVISGDINDKKLLKSLENDYRFDYIFHQAAISDTTALEQDIMIKTNVNAYEDLLKIAIKHKANMIYASSAATYGDSDRFEVGFEKPNNVYGFSKVMMDNITYEYLKQDLPISIVGLKYFNVYGSKEFFKNKTASMVVQFGHQILKGETPKLFEGSDKILRDFIYIEDIIQANIKATKPKKSGVYNVGTGKARSFEDIVNILQKNLEIDNGKNYIPNPFIGSYQFFTEANIETTKKFLNYEPRFSLEDGIKDYIPEIKRLFTEEIK